A single region of the Candidatus Kryptobacter tengchongensis genome encodes:
- a CDS encoding histidine triad (HIT) family protein, which produces MESKLRENCVFCKIIKGLEKAEILYEDSHVISILDINPVNLGHALVIPKEHYENFLSLPEGIYSHLLRALRIIAQAIMESVEPKPEGFNILSNNGFVAGQRIFHAHFHVIPRYSGDGLKFKPVVKRYAKGEIERYANLIRQKINEPKTQII; this is translated from the coding sequence ATGGAGTCAAAACTGCGAGAAAATTGTGTATTTTGCAAAATTATTAAAGGTTTAGAGAAGGCAGAGATTCTTTACGAGGACAGCCATGTGATTTCAATTCTTGATATCAATCCAGTTAATTTAGGTCATGCACTTGTGATCCCAAAGGAACATTATGAGAATTTTTTGTCTTTGCCAGAGGGGATTTATTCGCATCTTTTAAGAGCACTTAGGATTATTGCGCAAGCAATTATGGAGTCGGTTGAGCCAAAACCTGAGGGTTTTAACATACTTTCAAATAATGGTTTCGTTGCAGGTCAGAGAATCTTCCACGCTCATTTTCATGTGATCCCAAGGTATTCGGGTGATGGTTTAAAATTTAAACCTGTTGTTAAAAGATACGCCAAGGGGGAAATTGAAAGGTATGCGAATTTAATAAGACAAAAGATAAACGAACCTAAAACCCAAATAATTTAA
- a CDS encoding lipoprotein-releasing system ATP-binding protein, translating into MTKYNCGLDLKNIVLRAENIHKIFWLGRNVKLHVLKGIDLEVKRGEIVAIVGASGAGKSTLLHILGTLDRPSEGKVYVDGVDVFQMSDVELAKFRNRKIGFVFQFHHLLPEFTAIENVAMPAMIAGKSFDEAKDRAYELLKEVGLADRIEHKPSELSGGEQQRVAVARALMNSPEIILADEPSGNLDSQNAEALHDLIVELNKKHGQTFIIATHNEKLAERADRIVKIVDGKIHEIITAG; encoded by the coding sequence ATGACAAAATATAACTGTGGGCTGGATTTGAAGAATATAGTTTTGAGGGCGGAAAACATACATAAAATTTTTTGGCTTGGGAGAAATGTTAAACTTCATGTTTTAAAAGGTATAGATCTTGAAGTTAAAAGAGGAGAAATAGTTGCTATAGTTGGGGCTTCGGGTGCTGGGAAAAGCACACTTCTTCACATTCTTGGTACACTTGACAGACCAAGCGAGGGCAAAGTTTATGTTGATGGAGTTGATGTTTTTCAAATGAGCGATGTTGAACTTGCTAAGTTCAGAAACAGAAAAATTGGTTTTGTATTTCAATTTCATCACCTCTTGCCGGAGTTTACCGCAATTGAAAATGTCGCAATGCCAGCAATGATAGCAGGTAAAAGTTTTGATGAGGCTAAAGATAGGGCATATGAACTTCTCAAAGAAGTTGGACTTGCAGACAGAATAGAACATAAGCCATCGGAACTATCGGGCGGGGAACAGCAAAGGGTCGCGGTTGCAAGAGCGTTGATGAATTCTCCTGAGATAATTCTTGCAGATGAACCGTCTGGGAACCTTGATAGTCAAAATGCAGAAGCGCTTCATGATTTAATAGTTGAATTAAATAAAAAACATGGGCAAACCTTTATCATCGCAACTCATAATGAAAAGCTCGCTGAAAGAGCAGATAGAATCGTGAAAATAGTTGACGGTAAAATTCATGAAATTATAACAGCAGGATAA
- a CDS encoding Por secretion system C-terminal sorting domain-containing protein: protein MKAKVTTLLLLLLVFSSSLFAQKAYIKIKGMSPHELEGMGIANLDSISSGLSVVGTGTVVWLNGYDVSGDTAFKPATSYEWSIVDKPAGSNAVLSSTNAQLVSFIPDLAGTYQIKLVVNGVDDTTITIIAANYTGVDWKEIGSSSLNCATCHKSVTPEIYSKWKSSDHATIFERGMNGQLAPYWDPARCGRCHTTGYNLMANNGGYDDVARQLGFDWNQWKPPRAGLFDSLLTTDKKALSLVATIGCENCHGPKNPSHYGAGTQPKTMSAEVCAQCHNEPWRHNRYVQWEYSGHAEAVWSNTFRTSPAGPIQPGQYNLNACVRCHDGAAFVSFVKNESFDNRAASGYSRIQHTSITCQTCHDPHSMELREAPASADTLANGFNYSQIDLGKGKLCINCHKYRRNALTYVTTNLSSVWGPHHAGAGDVYLGQNGYTWGETLPSSIGHRLVENACVGCHMSATPDTGHVARDKIGMHTWKMKYVAPDGQEYDNITGCVKCHTGITKFDDIIASYDYDMDGTVEPFMKEVDGLIEKLAMALPPKGQPTVDWQQIRTDPDSVRLKQAYWNYRYVVEDKSHGVHNPKYVVRLLQLSISKITGVEFTTPDVPVRFELYQNYPNPFNPTTKIGFALPRDAKVKLEVFNALGEKIAVLKDEYMRAGVHTVEFNASGLASGIYFYRLTADDFVATKKMVLIK, encoded by the coding sequence ATGAAAGCGAAAGTAACAACTTTATTGCTTTTGCTTTTAGTTTTCAGCTCATCTCTTTTTGCCCAAAAGGCTTATATCAAAATTAAAGGAATGTCACCACATGAATTAGAAGGAATGGGGATTGCGAATCTTGATAGTATATCTTCTGGTTTGTCGGTTGTTGGAACTGGCACGGTTGTGTGGCTTAATGGTTATGATGTCTCGGGTGATACAGCTTTTAAGCCCGCTACAAGCTATGAGTGGTCAATTGTTGATAAACCAGCAGGTTCAAATGCGGTTTTAAGTAGCACAAATGCTCAATTAGTTTCATTTATCCCTGATTTGGCTGGGACATATCAAATTAAGCTTGTTGTTAATGGCGTTGATGATACCACAATTACAATCATAGCTGCAAATTACACAGGGGTTGATTGGAAAGAGATTGGGAGTTCAAGTTTAAATTGTGCAACTTGTCATAAGAGCGTTACACCGGAAATTTATTCAAAGTGGAAATCATCAGATCACGCGACTATTTTTGAACGTGGTATGAATGGACAGCTTGCCCCTTACTGGGATCCGGCAAGGTGCGGAAGATGTCATACAACTGGATATAATCTGATGGCAAATAATGGGGGTTACGACGATGTAGCAAGACAGCTTGGTTTTGATTGGAATCAATGGAAACCGCCAAGAGCTGGTTTATTTGATTCGTTGTTAACAACCGATAAGAAGGCTTTAAGTTTAGTTGCAACTATTGGATGTGAAAATTGCCATGGTCCGAAGAATCCATCTCACTATGGAGCAGGGACTCAGCCAAAGACTATGAGTGCAGAAGTTTGTGCTCAATGCCATAATGAACCCTGGAGGCATAACCGCTATGTCCAGTGGGAATACTCAGGTCATGCTGAGGCAGTTTGGTCAAATACATTTAGAACCTCTCCCGCAGGACCAATTCAACCAGGGCAATATAACCTTAATGCTTGTGTTCGTTGTCATGATGGCGCAGCCTTTGTGAGTTTTGTTAAAAATGAATCATTTGATAACAGAGCAGCATCGGGTTATAGCAGAATTCAACATACATCAATAACTTGCCAGACTTGCCATGATCCACATTCAATGGAATTAAGAGAGGCTCCAGCCTCAGCGGATACGCTTGCAAATGGATTCAATTATTCACAGATTGATCTTGGAAAAGGCAAGCTTTGCATCAATTGTCACAAGTATCGCAGGAATGCTTTAACATATGTCACTACAAACCTCAGCTCTGTTTGGGGACCACACCATGCGGGTGCTGGAGATGTCTATCTTGGTCAGAATGGATATACTTGGGGTGAAACTTTACCAAGCAGTATTGGACATCGTCTTGTTGAAAATGCTTGCGTTGGTTGCCATATGTCTGCAACTCCAGATACTGGTCATGTTGCAAGGGATAAAATCGGGATGCATACATGGAAAATGAAATATGTTGCCCCAGATGGTCAGGAATATGATAACATCACTGGTTGCGTAAAATGCCATACTGGAATTACAAAGTTTGATGATATAATCGCGTCTTATGATTATGATATGGATGGAACAGTTGAGCCATTTATGAAGGAAGTTGACGGTTTAATTGAAAAACTTGCAATGGCGTTGCCACCCAAGGGGCAACCAACAGTTGATTGGCAGCAGATCAGAACTGATCCTGATTCAGTTAGATTGAAACAAGCATATTGGAACTATCGTTATGTCGTTGAGGATAAAAGCCATGGTGTTCATAATCCTAAATATGTTGTGAGATTGTTGCAACTTTCAATAAGCAAGATAACAGGTGTAGAATTTACAACCCCAGATGTTCCAGTCAGATTTGAACTATATCAAAACTATCCGAATCCTTTCAACCCAACGACCAAAATTGGTTTTGCTTTGCCAAGAGATGCAAAGGTTAAACTTGAGGTGTTTAATGCTCTCGGCGAGAAAATTGCTGTTTTGAAGGATGAATATATGAGAGCGGGTGTACATACAGTTGAGTTTAATGCATCTGGGCTTGCGAGCGGAATTTACTTCTACAGATTGACAGCTGACGATTTTGTTGCAACGAAGAAAATGGTTTTGATTAAATGA
- a CDS encoding 1-(5-phosphoribosyl)-5-[(5-phosphoribosylamino)methylideneamino] imidazole-4-carboxamide isomerase, which produces MILVIPSIKIKHGKCACLIQSLPEFPKVYPDDPIKVAKIWRKENARALCLIDVDGEISGRPQNFEIIEKVANEVDIPVIVSGGFRTYEDVKQAIDSGILRVILDPETVNDLKLLKELVNEFTSKRISLKIVDESDGKSENSHAIENSLKVKESGIERIVYKNVFEDENVNFIGLKNFVLKINLKITVEGELNSYYELKKLSDFEKWGVDSIIMGKSLYYNKFPCQRLWRIVENEIDFK; this is translated from the coding sequence ATGATACTCGTAATACCATCTATCAAAATAAAACATGGAAAGTGCGCTTGTTTAATTCAAAGTTTGCCCGAATTCCCAAAAGTTTATCCAGATGATCCAATTAAAGTCGCTAAGATTTGGAGGAAAGAAAACGCACGGGCATTGTGTTTAATTGATGTGGATGGCGAAATATCGGGTAGACCACAAAATTTTGAAATAATTGAAAAAGTTGCCAACGAAGTTGACATCCCTGTTATAGTAAGCGGTGGATTTAGAACATATGAAGATGTTAAACAAGCAATTGACTCGGGAATCTTAAGAGTTATCCTTGATCCAGAAACAGTTAATGATTTAAAACTTTTAAAAGAACTTGTCAATGAATTCACTTCAAAGCGAATTTCTTTAAAGATAGTAGATGAATCTGATGGAAAGAGCGAAAATTCGCACGCAATTGAGAACTCTTTAAAGGTCAAAGAATCTGGAATTGAACGAATTGTTTACAAAAATGTCTTTGAAGATGAAAATGTTAATTTCATTGGGCTTAAAAATTTCGTTTTAAAAATAAATCTAAAAATAACAGTTGAAGGAGAACTCAACAGTTATTATGAACTTAAAAAACTTTCTGATTTTGAAAAATGGGGGGTTGACTCTATTATAATGGGGAAATCGCTCTATTATAACAAATTTCCATGCCAGCGACTTTGGAGAATTGTTGAAAATGAGATAGATTTTAAATAA
- a CDS encoding pyrimidine-nucleoside phosphorylase: MLPVEIIRKKRDGKKLTKDEISLFINGYLNGTIPDYQMSAFLMAIYFQGMDFEETICLTEIMLNSGHVVDLSDIPGIKVDKHSTGGVGDKVSLILAPIVASAGVPVPMISGRGLGHTGGTLDKLESIPGFKTNLSIEEYKKVISEIGVVMIGQTSEIAPADKKIYALRDVTATVESIPLISASIMSKKLAEGIDALVLDVKTGQGAFMSEYEKSLQLAQTLFTIGKNFGKKVIAFITDMNQPLGYAVGNWLEVVESVQCLRGLNVPDLMHLTYVLAGAMIMLGGKANSIEEGMKIAQKVVLSGEAYEKFIKLVEKQGGDVSYIENLEKYPLPKHSIEVKSIFDGYVYEIDALEVGIVSVMLGAGRTKVDDVIDPKAGIVLKKKVGDKVEAGEPLAIFYTDKDDVIKIAKERLSKAFKIKPEKPELPKLIKTIIDNEGIRDWK, from the coding sequence ATGCTACCTGTAGAAATAATACGCAAAAAAAGGGATGGTAAAAAATTAACAAAAGATGAAATATCGCTTTTCATCAACGGGTATTTAAACGGAACAATACCGGATTATCAAATGTCGGCTTTCCTAATGGCGATATATTTTCAAGGTATGGATTTTGAAGAGACAATATGTCTTACAGAGATAATGTTAAATTCTGGGCATGTTGTTGATCTATCAGATATTCCAGGAATTAAAGTTGATAAGCATTCAACAGGTGGTGTTGGGGATAAGGTTTCCTTAATCCTTGCGCCAATCGTTGCCTCAGCCGGCGTCCCGGTACCAATGATCTCGGGTCGTGGACTCGGTCATACGGGTGGAACACTTGATAAACTTGAATCAATCCCGGGTTTCAAAACAAATCTTTCCATTGAGGAGTATAAAAAAGTTATTTCAGAGATTGGAGTTGTAATGATTGGGCAAACATCGGAGATTGCACCTGCGGATAAGAAAATTTACGCTCTTCGCGATGTAACAGCAACTGTTGAATCAATTCCTTTGATTTCAGCAAGTATAATGAGCAAAAAACTTGCTGAGGGAATTGATGCTCTCGTCCTTGATGTCAAAACTGGACAAGGTGCTTTCATGAGTGAATATGAAAAATCACTTCAACTTGCACAAACCCTTTTTACTATTGGGAAAAATTTCGGTAAGAAAGTCATCGCTTTTATCACAGATATGAATCAACCACTTGGATACGCTGTTGGAAATTGGCTTGAAGTTGTTGAATCTGTCCAATGCCTTCGGGGTCTAAATGTTCCAGATTTAATGCATTTAACCTATGTTCTTGCTGGAGCAATGATCATGCTTGGAGGGAAAGCGAACTCAATAGAGGAAGGGATGAAAATTGCGCAAAAAGTTGTCCTTTCGGGAGAAGCATATGAAAAATTTATTAAACTCGTGGAAAAACAAGGCGGAGATGTAAGCTATATTGAAAACCTTGAAAAATATCCGTTGCCAAAACATTCAATTGAAGTTAAAAGTATCTTTGACGGCTATGTTTATGAAATTGATGCTTTAGAAGTTGGAATAGTATCCGTCATGCTTGGTGCCGGAAGGACAAAGGTTGATGATGTAATTGACCCAAAAGCAGGAATTGTTCTAAAGAAAAAAGTCGGTGATAAAGTTGAAGCTGGTGAACCACTTGCCATTTTCTACACGGACAAAGATGATGTTATAAAAATTGCCAAAGAGCGACTTTCAAAAGCGTTTAAAATTAAGCCTGAAAAACCAGAATTACCTAAATTGATAAAAACAATAATTGATAACGAAGGCATAAGGGATTGGAAATAA
- a CDS encoding queuine tRNA-ribosyltransferase codes for MFRFELVAVDTKTSARAGLIYTDHGVIETPVFMPVGTQGTVKAVEQRELIEIGARIILGNTYHLYLRPGIDIIYKAGGLHKFISWDRGILTDSGGFQIFSLAQFRKISKDGVKFQSHIDGSYHFFTPESVVEIQRILGSDIMMCLDECTPYPCDYDYAFKSNQLTIEWAKRAREKFDNTEPLYGHSQAIFGIVQGSIYPEIRAKSVEELLKLEFDGYAIGGLAVGEPVEIMYQITEFTASLLPQNKPRYLMGVGTPENILESISRGIDMFDCVIPTRNGRNATLYTRNGKFSIKNAIYKEDFTPVDPECNCYTCRNFTKAYLRHLFNADEILALQLASIHNLAFYIWLVGEARKHIVQGDFLEWKEIMLQRMGEKAKIEK; via the coding sequence GTGTTCAGATTTGAGCTTGTAGCTGTTGATACAAAAACATCGGCTCGTGCTGGACTTATTTATACCGATCACGGTGTTATTGAAACGCCAGTTTTCATGCCTGTTGGAACACAGGGTACCGTTAAAGCAGTTGAACAGAGGGAACTTATTGAAATTGGGGCTCGGATAATTCTTGGAAATACATACCATCTTTACTTAAGACCCGGAATTGATATTATTTACAAGGCTGGGGGGTTACACAAATTTATAAGCTGGGATAGGGGAATTTTAACAGACAGCGGCGGTTTTCAAATTTTTAGTTTAGCTCAATTTAGAAAAATATCAAAAGATGGTGTGAAATTTCAATCGCATATTGATGGCTCATATCATTTTTTCACTCCTGAAAGCGTTGTTGAAATTCAACGAATACTTGGCTCGGACATAATGATGTGCCTTGATGAGTGCACACCTTATCCATGTGATTATGATTACGCTTTTAAGTCAAATCAATTGACAATTGAATGGGCTAAAAGAGCAAGGGAAAAATTTGATAATACAGAGCCACTTTATGGGCATAGCCAGGCAATCTTTGGAATCGTTCAAGGAAGTATCTACCCAGAGATAAGAGCTAAAAGCGTTGAAGAACTTCTAAAGCTTGAATTTGATGGTTATGCCATAGGCGGGCTTGCGGTTGGTGAGCCAGTTGAAATAATGTACCAGATAACAGAATTTACTGCATCTCTTTTACCTCAAAATAAACCAAGATATCTTATGGGGGTTGGAACTCCCGAAAATATACTTGAATCAATTTCACGAGGAATTGATATGTTTGATTGTGTGATACCAACACGAAATGGAAGAAATGCCACATTATACACAAGGAATGGGAAATTTAGCATAAAAAATGCAATTTATAAAGAAGATTTCACCCCCGTAGACCCAGAGTGTAACTGCTATACCTGCAGGAATTTTACAAAGGCATACCTTCGCCATCTTTTTAACGCTGATGAAATTCTCGCCCTTCAACTTGCCTCAATACATAACCTCGCCTTCTATATCTGGCTTGTCGGTGAAGCAAGAAAACACATAGTTCAGGGGGATTTTTTAGAGTGGAAAGAGATTATGCTTCAAAGAATGGGGGAAAAAGCAAAAATTGAAAAATAA
- a CDS encoding homocysteine S-methyltransferase, whose product MKKPFLERLLDDRPIICDGAMGTMLDLYEYPEQPRCIHNLLNPDIVARIHREYIEAGAEIIETNTFDANRFRLEFYHLQDKIKEINRAGVEIAKSVAGDDVYVAGSIGPTGKLIEPLGKIKIQQVKDVIKEQAEILISEGVDLIILETFVSLNELDAAIEAVKEISDKIPLIAQKTFPEDGAILATDFPIEVVKHIKGKGVTVVGSNCTVGPQRMFSIIKSMYQDDVILSAQPAAGIPTLVDGRSVYHASPEYLATYAKQLVEAGVKIIGACCGSTPSHIRAIANAVKDLRLKKPKIEIKVKEQGQIETQQERGSKAEVVVLEAESSNFAKKIGKKFLTTVELDIPRGLDISSVIEGAKYLKENDIDAVNITDGARARFRMDPVAISHLVQTKTGIETITHITCRDRNLIGLQGLLLGAWALGVKNILAITGDPTKIGDFPQATTVGDVDSIGLIKILRNMNHGLDAVGNTIGEPTHFLIACAANPTAQNLDYEISRLEKKVEAGAQIVFTQPLYEIQTLELFIKKIEHLKIPVMLGVLPLRSYKHAEFLHNEVPGINIPAWVREKLFLARDDAGKVGIEIASQFLKEAKPLVQGVYLLPPFKKYHIAIEILQKI is encoded by the coding sequence ATGAAGAAGCCTTTTTTGGAAAGGTTACTTGATGATAGACCGATAATCTGCGATGGAGCAATGGGTACAATGCTTGATCTCTATGAATACCCAGAACAGCCAAGATGTATACATAACCTGCTCAACCCCGATATAGTTGCAAGAATTCACCGTGAATATATTGAAGCTGGTGCGGAAATAATTGAAACAAATACATTTGATGCGAATAGATTTCGTCTTGAATTTTATCACCTTCAGGATAAAATTAAAGAAATTAACAGAGCTGGGGTTGAAATAGCGAAATCCGTCGCCGGTGATGATGTCTATGTTGCTGGGTCAATTGGTCCAACTGGAAAATTAATTGAGCCACTTGGAAAAATAAAAATTCAACAAGTTAAGGATGTAATTAAAGAGCAGGCGGAAATTTTAATTTCAGAAGGGGTTGATTTAATAATTCTTGAGACATTTGTTAGTTTAAACGAACTTGATGCAGCAATTGAAGCTGTTAAAGAAATATCTGACAAAATTCCACTAATTGCGCAAAAAACATTTCCAGAAGATGGTGCAATACTTGCGACTGATTTTCCAATAGAGGTTGTAAAGCATATAAAGGGAAAAGGTGTAACTGTCGTCGGCTCAAATTGCACTGTTGGACCACAAAGGATGTTTTCAATAATTAAATCAATGTATCAAGATGATGTGATTCTTTCAGCTCAACCCGCCGCTGGAATTCCAACGCTTGTTGATGGTAGGTCTGTTTATCACGCAAGTCCAGAATATCTTGCAACATATGCAAAACAACTTGTTGAAGCAGGTGTTAAGATAATTGGCGCCTGCTGTGGTTCAACACCTTCGCATATAAGAGCAATAGCAAACGCAGTAAAAGATTTAAGGCTTAAAAAACCAAAAATTGAAATCAAGGTAAAAGAACAAGGACAGATTGAAACACAACAAGAAAGAGGTTCAAAAGCTGAAGTAGTCGTATTGGAAGCCGAAAGTTCAAACTTTGCTAAAAAAATTGGGAAAAAATTTTTAACAACAGTTGAACTTGATATACCACGCGGACTTGACATAAGTTCTGTGATTGAAGGTGCAAAGTATTTGAAGGAAAATGATATTGATGCAGTAAATATAACTGATGGAGCAAGGGCAAGATTTAGAATGGACCCCGTTGCAATATCTCATCTTGTTCAAACGAAAACTGGAATTGAGACCATAACACATATCACATGCAGGGATAGAAACCTTATTGGATTACAAGGACTCCTTCTCGGAGCGTGGGCTCTTGGGGTCAAAAACATACTTGCGATAACAGGTGATCCGACAAAAATTGGTGATTTCCCACAGGCGACAACAGTTGGAGATGTTGATTCAATTGGACTTATAAAAATTTTGAGGAATATGAATCATGGTCTTGATGCAGTGGGGAACACAATTGGTGAGCCGACTCATTTTTTGATTGCTTGTGCAGCAAACCCAACAGCACAAAATCTTGATTATGAAATTTCACGACTTGAAAAAAAAGTTGAAGCGGGTGCTCAAATTGTCTTCACCCAACCTTTATATGAAATCCAAACACTTGAACTGTTCATTAAAAAGATTGAACATCTTAAAATTCCTGTAATGCTTGGGGTTCTACCCCTTAGAAGCTACAAACATGCTGAATTCCTTCACAATGAGGTCCCAGGAATAAACATTCCCGCCTGGGTTCGTGAGAAACTTTTCCTTGCCCGTGATGACGCAGGTAAAGTTGGAATTGAAATTGCATCACAATTCTTAAAAGAAGCAAAGCCACTTGTTCAAGGTGTATATCTTCTCCCGCCCTTCAAAAAATATCATATAGCAATTGAAATACTTCAAAAAATCTAA
- a CDS encoding isocitrate dehydrogenase (NADP), protein MAYEKLVPPSEGEKITVKDGKLHVPDNPIIPFIEGDGTGPDIWRAAKMVFDAAVEKAYNGKRKVVWFEIYAGEKANKVYGREVWLPDDTLEAIKEHIIAIKGPLTTPVGGGIRSLNVTLRQVLDLYACVRPVKYYEGVPSPMKRPQDVDVVIFRENTEDVYAGIEWKMGSPEALKMIDILEKEFGFKVRKDSGIGVKPMSEFGSKRLVRKAIKYAIENGRRSVTLVHKGNIMKFTEGAFREWGYQVALEEFREYVITEEELTKDYGGKQPDSKIVIKDRIADNMFQQLITRPSEYDVIATPNLNGDYLSDAAAALVGGLGIAPGGNISDFYAVFEATHGTAPKYAGLDKVNPGSVILSGVMMFEYIGWKEAAKLIEYGMQETIKQKYVTYDFARQMEGAIEVKTSEFGGRIVENIMKCDLSEVLAVK, encoded by the coding sequence ATGGCATATGAAAAATTAGTTCCACCTTCAGAAGGAGAAAAAATAACCGTTAAAGACGGAAAGTTACATGTCCCGGATAACCCGATAATCCCATTTATTGAAGGCGATGGAACTGGACCTGACATATGGAGAGCTGCAAAGATGGTATTTGATGCTGCGGTTGAGAAGGCGTACAATGGGAAAAGAAAAGTTGTTTGGTTTGAAATTTATGCGGGAGAGAAAGCGAATAAGGTATATGGTCGTGAAGTGTGGCTCCCAGATGATACGCTTGAGGCGATAAAAGAGCACATAATTGCAATTAAAGGTCCTTTAACAACTCCTGTTGGCGGTGGTATAAGAAGTTTAAATGTTACTTTGAGGCAAGTTCTTGATCTCTACGCATGTGTTAGACCAGTTAAATATTATGAAGGGGTTCCAAGCCCAATGAAAAGACCACAAGATGTTGATGTCGTTATTTTCAGAGAAAATACTGAAGATGTTTATGCAGGAATTGAGTGGAAGATGGGCTCACCAGAGGCGTTGAAGATGATAGACATACTTGAAAAGGAGTTTGGATTTAAGGTTAGAAAAGATTCCGGGATTGGTGTTAAACCTATGTCGGAATTTGGTTCAAAACGACTTGTTCGTAAAGCGATAAAGTATGCAATTGAAAATGGGAGAAGAAGTGTTACCCTTGTTCATAAAGGAAATATAATGAAGTTTACCGAAGGTGCTTTTCGTGAGTGGGGATATCAGGTTGCGCTTGAGGAATTCAGAGAGTATGTTATAACGGAGGAAGAACTCACCAAAGATTATGGCGGGAAGCAACCAGATAGCAAAATAGTTATCAAGGATAGGATTGCTGATAATATGTTTCAGCAGTTGATCACAAGACCAAGTGAGTATGATGTTATAGCGACTCCAAATCTTAATGGTGATTACCTTTCTGATGCTGCAGCTGCTCTTGTAGGAGGACTTGGGATTGCACCAGGTGGGAACATAAGTGATTTTTATGCTGTTTTTGAAGCAACGCATGGCACCGCTCCAAAATATGCAGGGCTTGATAAAGTTAACCCGGGTTCTGTTATTCTTTCCGGTGTTATGATGTTTGAATATATCGGGTGGAAAGAAGCTGCTAAGTTGATTGAGTATGGTATGCAGGAAACGATAAAACAAAAATATGTAACTTATGACTTTGCACGGCAGATGGAAGGAGCAATTGAAGTGAAGACAAGCGAATTTGGAGGCAGGATCGTTGAAAATATAATGAAGTGTGATTTGAGTGAAGTTTTAGCTGTGAAATGA